The genomic interval CCGCTTTCGTCAGGGCCGGCTGGGAGACCCCGCAGTTCTCGGCCGCCCTGGTCACGTTGAGAGTCTCGCAGACCTCGAGGAAGTAGCGGATCTGCCGCAGGTCCATCGCGCTCTACCTGAACCGCCGTGTTTCGGGGTTATCGAATCGATGAACCATAGGAATTTCAGCGCGGGAGGTCGAGCTTCCATCCTCAAGGCCTGTCCGAAACAGGAGTCGGGAGCCAACAGGATGACACGCCATCGACTGTCCCGCGGCCTTGGCGCCCTCGCCGGGGCCTTGGCGCTATCGCTGCTGCCTGCCGCCGGCGGCGTCGCCCAGGAGGGCTACAAGCCCAGCTTCACCGCTGCCGGCGAGCTGAAGCTGCCGGAGGACCACATCTGGCGCGAATGGCCGACGATCGGCACGCCGCTGACCCCCAACGCCCTCAACGGCGGGGCGGCGGCCT from Kiloniellales bacterium carries:
- a CDS encoding cytochrome P460 family protein; this encodes MTRHRLSRGLGALAGALALSLLPAAGGVAQEGYKPSFTAAGELKLPEDHIWREWPTIGTPLTPNALNGGAAAFPEFHLVYIDPESFAHYKKTGAFREGTVIAKELAGVRAPDGAHPDGSTDEVSGRGYFMGEFNGFEIT